One Sphaerisporangium krabiense DNA segment encodes these proteins:
- a CDS encoding ABC transporter ATP-binding protein: METRIPRRVAGLRGLTRRFGDRAVLSGLDLDIEGGEFIALLGRSGSGKSTLLRALAGLDRDLEGELSVGGSVAVAFQEPRLVPWKRVHANVALGLDVPDAGARADRALEEVGLSERAGAWPLTLSGGEAQRASLARALVREPDLLLLDEPFSALDALTRITVHQLVLDLWALHRPAVLLVTHDVDEALLLADRVLVLSEGRIAHEYAITAPRPRHRDHPDLVNLRDRLLRALGVAAREHRTDPPGGTAMTTPPLAPEAAP, from the coding sequence ATGGAGACGCGGATTCCTCGCCGAGTAGCCGGGCTGCGCGGGCTGACCCGCCGCTTCGGCGACCGCGCCGTCCTTTCCGGCCTGGACCTGGACATCGAGGGCGGCGAGTTCATCGCCCTGCTCGGCCGCAGCGGCTCGGGCAAGTCCACCCTGCTGCGCGCGCTGGCCGGCCTGGACCGCGACCTCGAAGGCGAGCTGAGCGTCGGCGGCTCGGTGGCCGTCGCCTTCCAGGAGCCGCGCCTGGTGCCCTGGAAACGCGTCCACGCCAACGTCGCCCTCGGCCTGGACGTCCCCGACGCGGGCGCGCGCGCCGACCGCGCTCTGGAGGAGGTCGGGCTGAGCGAGCGCGCGGGCGCCTGGCCGCTCACGCTGTCCGGCGGGGAGGCCCAGCGGGCCAGCCTCGCCCGCGCCCTGGTCAGGGAGCCCGATCTGCTGCTGCTCGACGAGCCGTTCAGCGCCCTGGACGCGCTCACCCGCATCACCGTCCACCAGCTCGTCCTGGACCTGTGGGCCCTGCACCGCCCCGCCGTGCTGCTCGTCACCCACGACGTGGACGAGGCGCTGCTGCTCGCCGACCGCGTGCTGGTGCTGTCGGAGGGCCGCATCGCCCACGAGTACGCCATCACCGCGCCACGGCCCCGCCACCGCGACCATCCCGACCTCGTGAACCTGCGCGACCGCCTGCTCCGCGCCCTCGGCGTGGCGGCGCGCGAGCACCGCACCGACCCCCCCGGAGGAACCGCGATGACCACCCCACCCCTCGCACCGGAGGCCGCACCATGA
- a CDS encoding ABC transporter permease: protein MSSPALDVQAARAPGPAAGPSTVSVPPPRASRAPRRARAWRRWLSPLAVVVLWQIASGAGLLPERLLAAPSTVAATATDLIAEGVLPTAIAVSLQRVAIGFAAGAIAGVLLAVVAGLGRPGEYAVDPIMQMLRALPFFGLIPLFILWFGIGETPKVTLVALAVSFPLYLNTFAGIRGVDGKLAEVARTLKLGRAALLRHIVLPGALPQTLVGLRQSLGVAWLALIVAEQVNADAGLGFMINDAREFLRTDVIVVGLLVYSALGLLTDALVRLLERRALSWRRGFLAE from the coding sequence ATGTCGTCCCCCGCACTGGACGTTCAGGCGGCACGGGCCCCTGGCCCGGCCGCCGGGCCGTCCACCGTCTCCGTTCCGCCCCCGCGCGCGTCCCGTGCCCCGCGCCGCGCCCGGGCCTGGCGGCGATGGCTCAGCCCTCTGGCCGTCGTCGTCCTCTGGCAGATCGCCAGCGGCGCCGGGCTGCTGCCCGAGCGCCTGCTCGCCGCGCCGAGCACGGTCGCCGCCACCGCCACCGACCTGATCGCCGAGGGCGTCCTCCCCACGGCGATCGCGGTGTCCCTGCAACGGGTCGCCATCGGCTTCGCCGCCGGCGCGATCGCCGGCGTGCTGCTCGCCGTGGTCGCCGGGCTCGGCCGCCCGGGCGAGTACGCCGTGGACCCGATCATGCAGATGCTGCGGGCGCTGCCGTTCTTCGGCCTGATCCCGCTGTTCATCCTGTGGTTCGGCATCGGCGAGACGCCCAAGGTCACCCTGGTCGCGCTCGCGGTGTCCTTCCCCCTCTACCTCAACACCTTCGCCGGCATCCGCGGCGTGGACGGCAAGCTCGCCGAGGTCGCCCGCACCCTCAAGCTCGGCCGCGCCGCGCTGCTGCGCCACATCGTGCTGCCGGGCGCGCTGCCCCAGACGCTGGTCGGCCTGCGGCAGAGCCTCGGCGTGGCCTGGCTGGCGCTCATCGTCGCCGAGCAGGTCAACGCCGACGCCGGGCTCGGCTTCATGATCAACGACGCCCGCGAGTTCCTGCGCACGGACGTCATCGTGGTCGGCCTGCTGGTCTACAGCGCGCTCGGCCTGCTCACCGACGCGCTGGTACGGCTGCTGGAACGGAGGGCGCTCTCATGGAGACGCGGATTCCTCGCCGAGTAG
- a CDS encoding AAA family ATPase — protein sequence MTEPVRRASEIGGPAALAELLDAHAYLAGEGLATACFLALKMGRPLFLEGEAGVGKTELAKTLAAVLGAPLIRLQCYEGLDAAQALYDWDFARQLLHLKAAEATGATGAAEAARLEGELYDRRFLIARPLLRALETRPAVLLVDEIDRADDEFEAFLLEVLSDFSISIPELGTVRAAEPPVVVVTSNRTRDVHDALKRRCLYHWLEHPPFEREVAILLRRLPACTEALAAQVAAAAGRLRAAGLVKPPGVAETLDWTGALLTLGARDLDPGLAAATLGALLKYREDQQTVLTNGLLRHA from the coding sequence GTGACGGAGCCGGTACGCCGGGCGTCCGAGATCGGCGGCCCGGCCGCGCTCGCCGAGCTCCTCGACGCCCACGCCTATCTGGCCGGCGAGGGGCTGGCCACCGCGTGCTTCCTCGCGCTCAAGATGGGCAGGCCGCTGTTCCTGGAGGGCGAGGCGGGCGTCGGCAAGACCGAGCTGGCCAAGACCCTCGCCGCCGTGCTCGGCGCGCCCCTGATCCGGCTGCAGTGCTACGAGGGCCTGGACGCCGCGCAGGCCCTGTACGACTGGGACTTCGCCCGCCAGCTCCTGCACCTCAAGGCCGCCGAGGCCACGGGCGCCACCGGGGCCGCCGAGGCCGCGCGCCTGGAGGGCGAGCTGTACGACCGCAGGTTCCTCATCGCCCGTCCCCTGCTCAGGGCCCTGGAGACCCGGCCCGCCGTGCTGCTCGTGGACGAGATCGACCGCGCCGACGACGAGTTCGAGGCGTTCCTGCTGGAGGTCCTCTCCGACTTCAGCATCTCCATCCCCGAGCTCGGCACCGTGCGGGCCGCCGAGCCGCCCGTGGTGGTCGTCACCTCCAACCGCACCCGCGACGTCCACGACGCGCTGAAGCGCCGGTGCCTGTACCACTGGCTGGAGCACCCTCCGTTCGAGCGGGAGGTGGCGATACTCCTGCGGCGGCTGCCCGCCTGCACCGAGGCGCTCGCCGCCCAGGTCGCCGCCGCGGCCGGGCGCCTGCGCGCGGCCGGCCTGGTCAAGCCGCCCGGCGTCGCCGAGACCCTCGACTGGACCGGCGCCCTTCTCACGCTCGGCGCGCGCGACCTGGACCCGGGCCTGGCCGCCGCCACGCTCGGCGCCCTGCTGAAGTACCGCGAGGACCAGCAGACCGTCCTGACGAACGGACTGCTCCGCCATGCCTGA
- a CDS encoding vWA domain-containing protein, which translates to MPDPARPPSGARPAPGGGPFGTVVTSPARTGDAAALAATVTGFARTLRAAGVPADHERTQAMLDAAAHLGAADRAAVYWAGRLTMCAGPDDLPRYDRCFAAYFGGERPGPGRPAPVVTVVRHTMALDGDGPSGDASREALAATAAWAEVLRHRDVARMTPAELAEVHRMIGLLRARREPRRSRRFASSPRGRLDPRRTMRETLRRGGEIARLRRRSRRVRPRRVVLLVDVSGSMAPYADTLLRFAHALVRCEPRATEVFSVGTRLTRITPALRHRDPGAAMREVSAAVPDWRGGTRLGEELKRFLDAGSTARGAIVVIASDGWERGDPSLLGRQMARLSRLAYRVVWANPHKGHEGYQPLTGGMRAALPYVGAFVAGHSLAAFEELAERLSHA; encoded by the coding sequence ATGCCTGACCCCGCCCGTCCCCCCTCCGGCGCCCGTCCGGCACCCGGCGGCGGTCCCTTCGGGACGGTCGTCACGAGCCCCGCGCGCACCGGGGACGCGGCCGCCCTGGCCGCGACGGTCACCGGATTCGCCCGCACCCTGCGCGCCGCGGGCGTTCCCGCCGACCACGAGCGCACCCAGGCCATGCTGGACGCCGCCGCCCACCTGGGCGCCGCCGACCGCGCGGCCGTCTACTGGGCCGGCCGCCTCACCATGTGCGCCGGCCCCGACGACCTGCCCCGCTACGACCGCTGCTTCGCCGCCTACTTCGGTGGCGAGCGCCCCGGGCCGGGCCGCCCGGCCCCCGTGGTCACCGTCGTCCGCCACACGATGGCCCTGGACGGCGACGGCCCCTCCGGCGACGCCTCCCGCGAGGCCCTGGCGGCCACGGCGGCCTGGGCCGAGGTGCTCAGGCACCGCGACGTCGCCCGCATGACCCCCGCCGAGCTGGCCGAGGTGCACCGCATGATCGGGCTGCTGCGCGCCCGCAGGGAGCCGCGCCGCTCCCGCCGGTTCGCATCCTCCCCTCGGGGCAGGCTCGACCCGCGCCGCACGATGCGCGAGACCCTGCGCAGGGGCGGCGAGATCGCCCGCCTGCGCCGCAGGTCGCGCCGGGTGCGGCCCCGCCGCGTCGTGCTGCTGGTCGACGTCAGCGGCTCCATGGCCCCCTACGCCGACACGCTGCTGCGGTTCGCCCACGCGCTGGTGCGGTGCGAGCCGCGCGCCACCGAGGTGTTCAGCGTCGGCACCCGGCTCACCCGGATCACCCCCGCGCTGCGCCACCGCGACCCCGGCGCGGCCATGCGCGAGGTCTCGGCCGCCGTCCCCGACTGGCGCGGCGGCACCCGGCTGGGCGAGGAGCTCAAGCGGTTCCTCGACGCCGGCTCCACGGCCAGGGGCGCCATCGTCGTGATCGCCTCGGACGGCTGGGAGCGCGGCGACCCGTCCCTGCTCGGCCGGCAGATGGCCCGGCTGTCCCGCCTCGCCTATCGGGTCGTGTGGGCGAACCCCCACAAAGGGCACGAGGGGTACCAGCCGCTGACCGGCGGCATGCGCGCCGCGCTGCCCTACGTCGGGGCGTTCGTCGCCGGGCACAGCCTGGCCGCCTTCGAGGAGCTCGCGGAAAGGCTGTCGCATGCGTGA
- a CDS encoding XdhC family protein — MRDVLSQIVRWWEAGERFGVATVVDTFRSAPRPPGASMAVLGDEAVGSVSGGCVEGAVYELSREVAAGGRPVLQRYGVSDDDAFSVGLTCGGIIDILVEPVSKDDFPELGEIAASVRRHEPVAVATVLPGPRRRGARRVVWPGRASGSLGPARLDAAVDDDARGMLAQGLTSVRRYGTRGERRLDELPVFVHSFAPPPRMLVFGAIDFAAAVARIGRFLGYHVVVCDARPVFATAKRFPEADEVVVKWPHDYLSTAHVDARTVICVLTHDPKFDVPLLEVALRTEAGYVGAMGSRRTHEDRLARLREAGLTADELARLRSPIGLDLGARTPEETAVSIAAELIQLRWGGSGRALSDTTGRIHGPADGGHDTGATGPGTRGGG, encoded by the coding sequence ATGCGTGACGTGCTCTCCCAGATCGTGCGCTGGTGGGAGGCGGGGGAGCGGTTCGGGGTGGCCACCGTCGTGGACACCTTCCGCAGCGCGCCCCGGCCGCCCGGCGCGTCCATGGCCGTCCTCGGGGACGAGGCCGTCGGCAGCGTGTCCGGCGGCTGCGTCGAGGGCGCGGTGTACGAGCTGTCGCGCGAGGTCGCCGCCGGAGGGCGCCCGGTGCTCCAGCGGTACGGGGTCAGCGACGACGACGCCTTCTCGGTCGGGCTCACCTGCGGCGGGATCATCGACATCCTCGTCGAGCCTGTGTCCAAGGACGACTTCCCCGAGCTCGGCGAGATCGCGGCCTCGGTGCGCCGCCACGAGCCGGTGGCCGTCGCCACCGTCCTGCCCGGCCCCCGGCGGCGGGGCGCGCGCCGGGTGGTGTGGCCCGGCCGCGCCTCCGGCTCGCTCGGGCCCGCCCGGCTCGACGCCGCCGTGGACGACGACGCCCGCGGCATGCTCGCCCAGGGGCTCACGTCCGTGCGCAGGTACGGGACGCGCGGCGAGCGGCGTCTGGACGAGCTGCCGGTCTTCGTCCACTCCTTCGCCCCGCCGCCGCGCATGCTCGTCTTCGGGGCCATCGACTTCGCCGCCGCCGTCGCCAGGATCGGCAGGTTCCTCGGCTACCACGTCGTGGTGTGCGACGCCCGCCCGGTGTTCGCCACGGCCAAGCGCTTCCCCGAGGCGGACGAGGTCGTCGTCAAGTGGCCGCACGACTACCTCTCCACCGCCCACGTCGACGCCCGCACGGTGATCTGCGTGCTCACCCACGACCCGAAGTTCGACGTCCCCCTGCTGGAGGTCGCGCTGCGCACCGAGGCCGGGTACGTCGGCGCGATGGGGTCGCGCCGCACCCACGAGGACCGCCTGGCCCGGCTGCGCGAGGCGGGCCTCACCGCGGACGAGCTGGCCCGGCTGCGCTCCCCGATCGGGCTGGACCTCGGGGCGCGCACCCCTGAGGAGACCGCCGTGTCCATCGCCGCCGAGCTGATACAGCTCCGCTGGGGCGGCTCGGGCCGCGCGCTCAGCGACACCACCGGCCGCATCCACGGCCCGGCGGACGGCGGGCACGACACGGGCGCGACCGGTCCCGGCACGCGGGGCGGCGGATGA
- a CDS encoding nucleotidyltransferase family protein produces MSGPCAGLLLAAGAGTRLGTPKALLEFQGERLADRGARLLREGGCHPVVVVLGAAEVRVGGAVAVRNPDWRTGMASSLRAGLDALPPAADAVVVALADQPLVRAEAVRRLIVARAAGAAVAVATYGGAPRNPVLIGREHFGEVLRLAAGDAGARPFLRAHPELVTPVPCDDAGDPADIDTVADLERLTAVPRPPVAPDGRDRP; encoded by the coding sequence ATGAGCGGGCCGTGCGCCGGGCTGTTGCTGGCCGCGGGGGCGGGGACGCGGCTCGGCACGCCCAAGGCGCTGCTGGAGTTCCAGGGGGAGCGGCTGGCCGACCGCGGGGCGCGCCTGCTGCGCGAGGGCGGCTGCCATCCGGTCGTCGTGGTGCTCGGCGCGGCCGAGGTGCGGGTCGGCGGGGCCGTCGCCGTCCGCAATCCCGACTGGCGCACCGGCATGGCGTCCTCGCTGCGCGCCGGGCTCGACGCGCTCCCGCCCGCCGCGGACGCGGTCGTGGTGGCCCTGGCCGACCAGCCGCTGGTCCGCGCCGAGGCCGTGCGCCGGCTGATCGTGGCGCGGGCGGCGGGCGCGGCGGTGGCGGTCGCCACCTACGGCGGCGCGCCGCGCAACCCGGTGCTGATCGGCCGCGAGCACTTCGGCGAGGTCCTGAGGCTCGCCGCCGGGGACGCGGGCGCGCGCCCCTTCCTGCGCGCCCATCCCGAACTGGTCACGCCCGTGCCCTGCGACGACGCCGGGGACCCGGCCGACATCGACACCGTGGCCGACCTGGAGCGCCTCACCGCCGTGCCGCGGCCGCCGGTCGCGCCGGACGGCCGCGACCGGCCCTGA
- a CDS encoding LLM class F420-dependent oxidoreductase, with protein MRVGMALNYAGGFKETVAELADYESAGLDIVFVAEAYGFDAVSQMGYIAARTRRVQIASGILPIYSRTPSLLAMTAAGMDYVSDGRFVLGLGASGPQVVEGFHGVPYTAPLGRTREVIEICRKVWRRERLTYEGAHYTLPLPPGQGTGLGKPLKLINHPVRPRIPIVLAAIGPKNVELTAELAEGWEPIFYVPEKAAEVWGPSLKAGTARRSGDLGELDVIAQAALAIGEDAGDLLELGRPMAALYIGGMGARGRNFYNDLARRYGYEKEARLIQDLYLDGKKDEAAAAVPRELLEKMSLVGPEGFVRERVAALKESGVTTLNVAPLAATHEERVRLVEKIRDIAA; from the coding sequence ATGCGCGTGGGCATGGCGCTCAACTACGCGGGTGGCTTCAAGGAGACGGTGGCCGAGCTGGCGGACTACGAGAGCGCCGGGCTCGACATCGTCTTCGTCGCCGAGGCCTACGGCTTCGACGCCGTGAGCCAGATGGGCTACATCGCCGCCCGCACCCGGCGCGTCCAGATCGCCTCGGGCATCCTGCCGATCTACTCGCGCACCCCCTCCCTGCTCGCCATGACCGCCGCCGGCATGGACTACGTCTCCGACGGCCGCTTCGTGCTCGGCCTCGGCGCCTCCGGGCCGCAGGTCGTCGAGGGCTTCCACGGCGTGCCCTACACCGCGCCGCTCGGCCGCACCCGCGAGGTGATCGAGATCTGCCGCAAGGTCTGGCGGCGCGAGCGGCTCACCTACGAGGGCGCGCACTACACGCTGCCGCTGCCCCCCGGCCAGGGCACCGGGCTCGGCAAGCCGCTCAAGCTGATCAACCACCCGGTGCGCCCGCGCATCCCCATCGTGCTCGCCGCCATCGGCCCGAAGAACGTCGAGCTGACCGCCGAGCTGGCCGAGGGCTGGGAGCCGATCTTCTACGTCCCCGAGAAGGCCGCCGAGGTGTGGGGCCCGTCGCTGAAGGCGGGCACGGCCCGGCGCTCAGGCGACCTCGGCGAGCTGGACGTCATCGCCCAGGCCGCCCTCGCCATCGGCGAGGACGCGGGGGACCTGCTCGAGCTCGGCCGCCCCATGGCCGCGCTCTACATCGGCGGCATGGGCGCCAGGGGCAGGAACTTCTACAACGACCTGGCCCGCCGCTACGGCTACGAGAAGGAGGCCCGGCTCATCCAGGACCTCTACCTGGACGGCAAGAAGGACGAGGCCGCGGCGGCGGTGCCGAGAGAGCTACTGGAGAAGATGTCGCTCGTCGGCCCCGAGGGCTTCGTCAGGGAACGCGTCGCCGCGCTGAAGGAGTCCGGGGTCACCACGCTCAACGTCGCCCCGCTCGCCGCCACCCACGAGGAGCGCGTCCGGCTCGTCGAGAAGATCCGCGACATCGCCGCCTGA
- a CDS encoding M24 family metallopeptidase, translated as MTAIHHTRRTRLAALLAGHDVDALLVTRGVNVRYLTGLASSNAAVLVRADASAVLATDSRYIETARRHCAGVEVVERRDVAGSLAGMAARPGIEAHDMSVALYRRLGGDLVPLDRPVEALRVVKDESEIDALRVACELTDQAFADVLPAIAPGTTERELARALEARMGELGADRPAFDTIVASGPNGSVPHHAPTARPIERGDLVTMDFGALYQGYHADMTRTVAVGEPAAWQRDLYELVLRAQRAGREALAPGADIAEVDGAARGLIEAAGHGEHFGHGLGHGVGLEIHEDPFLRSTGAGRLEDRVPITVEPGVYLPGRGGVRIEDTLVTRAGGPELLTRTTKELLVL; from the coding sequence ATGACCGCCATTCACCACACGCGGCGCACCCGGCTCGCCGCGCTGCTGGCCGGGCACGACGTGGACGCCCTGCTGGTCACCCGCGGCGTCAACGTGCGCTACCTGACCGGGCTGGCCAGCTCGAACGCCGCGGTGCTCGTGCGGGCGGACGCCTCGGCCGTCCTCGCCACCGACTCCCGGTACATCGAGACCGCGCGCCGCCACTGCGCCGGCGTCGAGGTCGTCGAGCGGCGCGACGTGGCCGGCTCCCTGGCCGGGATGGCCGCCCGGCCCGGCATCGAGGCGCACGACATGTCAGTGGCCCTGTACCGGCGCCTCGGCGGCGACCTCGTCCCCCTGGACCGGCCGGTGGAGGCGCTGCGGGTGGTCAAGGACGAGAGCGAGATCGACGCGCTGCGCGTCGCCTGCGAGCTGACCGACCAGGCGTTCGCCGACGTCCTGCCCGCGATCGCGCCCGGCACGACCGAGCGGGAGCTGGCCCGCGCGCTGGAGGCCCGCATGGGCGAGCTCGGCGCCGACCGGCCCGCCTTCGACACCATCGTGGCGAGCGGCCCCAACGGCTCGGTGCCCCACCACGCGCCCACCGCTCGTCCCATCGAGCGCGGCGACCTGGTCACCATGGACTTCGGCGCCCTGTACCAGGGCTACCACGCCGACATGACCCGGACGGTCGCCGTGGGCGAGCCCGCCGCCTGGCAGCGCGACCTGTACGAGCTGGTCCTGCGCGCGCAGCGCGCCGGGCGCGAGGCCCTGGCCCCCGGCGCGGACATCGCCGAGGTGGACGGGGCGGCGCGCGGGCTCATCGAGGCGGCCGGGCACGGCGAGCACTTCGGGCACGGGCTCGGCCACGGCGTCGGCCTGGAGATCCACGAGGATCCGTTCCTGCGTTCCACGGGTGCCGGTAGACTTGAGGATCGAGTTCCGATCACCGTCGAGCCCGGTGTCTACCTGCCGGGCAGGGGCGGCGTCCGGATCGAGGACACTCTCGTCACGCGTGCCGGCGGCCCGGAACTCCTCACCCGGACGACCAAGGAACTGCTGGTCCTGTGA
- the efp gene encoding elongation factor P, with protein MATTNDLKTGLVLRLDGGELWSVVEFQHVKPGKGGAFVRTKLKNVLSGKVVDKTFNAGVKVEVANVDKREMQFSYLDGDEFVFMDTETYDMLNVPRPTVGDAANYLLENGLATVAINDGNVLYVELPAAVELTIAQTEPGLQGDRSTGGTKPATLETGAEIKVPLFITTGEKVKVDTRTGEYLGRA; from the coding sequence GTGGCGACGACCAACGACCTCAAGACCGGCCTTGTGCTCAGGCTCGACGGCGGCGAGCTGTGGAGCGTGGTGGAGTTCCAGCACGTCAAGCCCGGTAAGGGCGGCGCCTTCGTCCGCACCAAGCTGAAGAACGTGCTCTCGGGCAAGGTCGTGGACAAGACCTTCAACGCGGGCGTCAAGGTCGAGGTGGCCAACGTCGACAAGCGCGAGATGCAGTTCTCCTACCTCGACGGCGACGAGTTCGTGTTCATGGACACCGAGACCTACGACATGCTGAACGTCCCGCGTCCCACGGTCGGCGACGCGGCCAACTACCTGCTGGAGAACGGCCTCGCCACGGTGGCGATCAACGACGGCAACGTCCTGTACGTCGAGCTTCCCGCCGCCGTCGAGCTGACCATCGCCCAGACCGAGCCGGGTCTGCAGGGCGACCGCTCCACCGGCGGCACCAAGCCCGCCACGCTGGAGACCGGCGCCGAGATCAAGGTCCCTCTCTTCATCACCACGGGTGAGAAGGTCAAGGTCGACACTCGCACCGGCGAGTACCTCGGCCGGGCCTGA
- the nusB gene encoding transcription antitermination factor NusB: protein MSARGKARRRALDILFEAELRSERATKVLAERVERAEPPVNEYTSALVEGVDRHRARVDELISTYSEGWTLDRMPAVDRNLLRAGTYELLWMPDVPEAVVISEWVHLASELSTDESPQFVNGLLARFKQLKPSLVL, encoded by the coding sequence GTGTCCGCGCGGGGAAAGGCGCGCAGGCGCGCACTGGACATCCTCTTCGAGGCGGAACTGCGGAGCGAGCGGGCGACCAAGGTGCTCGCCGAGCGCGTCGAGCGGGCCGAGCCGCCGGTCAACGAGTACACCTCGGCCCTGGTCGAGGGCGTGGACCGGCACCGCGCCCGCGTCGACGAGCTGATCTCCACCTACTCCGAGGGCTGGACCCTCGACCGCATGCCCGCCGTGGACCGCAACCTGCTGCGCGCCGGCACCTACGAACTGCTGTGGATGCCCGACGTCCCGGAGGCCGTGGTCATCAGCGAGTGGGTGCACCTGGCCTCCGAGCTCTCCACCGACGAGTCGCCGCAGTTCGTCAACGGCCTGCTGGCCCGGTTCAAGCAGCTCAAGCCGTCCCTCGTCCTGTAG
- a CDS encoding class I SAM-dependent methyltransferase encodes MPTEGPTRQAAATPAVRTAVVWEALRAALAGLADATGRERLDIVDAGGGTGGFAVPLAGLGHAVTVVDPSPDSLAALERRAAEAGVAVKGIQGDTADLRHVLDPGCADLVLCHSVLEYVEDPAGALAAVAGLLRPGGLISVLAANPVATAIHRSLAGHFDEARQALSDPSGRWGDQDPTPRRFGGAALAGLLSAAGFAPGEVRGVRVFADLVPGRLLDGEPGAARALVALEQAAAAHPVLRDIATQLHVLARR; translated from the coding sequence GTGCCCACCGAAGGCCCCACACGCCAGGCGGCCGCCACCCCGGCGGTGCGCACCGCCGTGGTCTGGGAGGCCCTGCGCGCCGCGCTCGCCGGACTGGCGGACGCGACCGGGCGCGAGCGGCTCGACATCGTCGACGCCGGGGGCGGCACGGGCGGCTTCGCCGTGCCGCTGGCCGGGCTCGGCCACGCCGTCACCGTGGTGGACCCCAGCCCCGACTCCCTGGCCGCCCTGGAGCGCCGGGCCGCCGAGGCGGGGGTGGCGGTCAAGGGCATCCAGGGCGACACCGCCGACCTGCGCCACGTGCTGGACCCCGGCTGCGCCGACCTGGTGCTGTGCCACAGCGTCCTCGAGTACGTCGAGGACCCCGCCGGGGCGCTGGCCGCCGTCGCGGGCCTGCTGCGGCCGGGCGGGCTGATCAGCGTCCTCGCGGCCAACCCGGTCGCGACCGCGATCCACCGTTCGCTCGCCGGCCACTTCGACGAGGCGCGCCAGGCCCTGTCCGACCCCTCGGGCCGCTGGGGCGACCAGGACCCGACGCCGCGCAGGTTCGGCGGCGCGGCGCTGGCCGGCCTGCTGTCGGCCGCGGGGTTCGCGCCCGGCGAGGTCAGGGGCGTGCGCGTCTTCGCCGACCTGGTGCCGGGCCGCCTGCTCGACGGCGAGCCCGGCGCGGCCCGCGCGCTGGTGGCGCTGGAGCAGGCCGCCGCCGCCCACCCCGTGCTGCGCGACATCGCCACCCAGCTCCACGTCCTCGCCCGGCGCTGA
- a CDS encoding DNA polymerase IV, giving the protein MSRKQVLRPEPGRRRPPAQAPPADDTGCPILHVDMDAFYASVELLERPELKGTPVIIGAAGARGVVLSATYEARRFGVHSAMPMTRARRLCPQAVVIPPSHGKYSEVSKSVMEIFYAVTPEVEPISSDEAFLDVRGALRRLGSPAAIAARIRAEVAERHGITCSVGVASSKFVAKLASRHCKPDGLLVVPADGVVEFLHPLPVAALWGVGERTEQALVRLGINTVGDLAQVPPATLRRELGAVGDHLAALAWGRDDRRVTPHAPDKSIGAEETFSHDVDDPEAVRRELLRLSERVAARLRAAGHIGRTVSVKLRRSDFTTITRSRTLREATDVAKEIYATACELFAAAGLERVRLRLVGVRVENLRPAAAATRQLGLGERETGWREAEMAMDRAARRFGPEAVRPASLVRPPFDGSDL; this is encoded by the coding sequence GTGTCGCGCAAGCAGGTTCTGCGGCCCGAGCCGGGGCGGAGGCGCCCCCCGGCCCAGGCGCCGCCGGCCGACGACACCGGGTGCCCGATCCTGCACGTCGACATGGACGCCTTCTACGCCAGCGTCGAGCTGCTGGAGCGTCCCGAGCTCAAGGGCACCCCGGTGATCATCGGTGCGGCGGGCGCCCGCGGCGTGGTGCTCAGCGCCACCTACGAGGCCAGACGGTTCGGCGTCCACTCGGCGATGCCGATGACCCGCGCCCGCCGCCTCTGCCCGCAGGCCGTGGTGATCCCGCCGAGCCACGGCAAGTACTCCGAGGTCTCCAAGAGCGTGATGGAGATCTTCTACGCGGTCACCCCCGAGGTCGAGCCGATCTCCTCCGACGAGGCGTTCCTCGACGTGCGCGGGGCGCTGCGCAGGCTGGGGTCTCCGGCGGCCATAGCCGCCCGCATCCGCGCCGAGGTCGCCGAGCGCCACGGCATCACCTGCTCGGTCGGCGTGGCGAGCAGCAAGTTCGTCGCCAAGCTCGCCTCGCGCCACTGCAAGCCGGACGGCCTCCTGGTGGTCCCCGCCGACGGCGTGGTGGAGTTCCTCCACCCCCTGCCCGTCGCGGCCCTGTGGGGCGTGGGGGAGCGCACGGAGCAGGCCCTGGTCCGGCTCGGCATCAACACCGTGGGCGATCTGGCCCAGGTGCCGCCCGCGACGCTGCGGCGCGAGCTCGGGGCCGTGGGGGACCATCTGGCCGCCCTGGCGTGGGGCCGCGACGACCGCCGCGTCACCCCGCACGCCCCCGACAAGAGCATCGGCGCCGAGGAGACCTTCTCCCACGACGTGGACGACCCCGAGGCCGTCCGCCGCGAGCTGCTGCGGCTCTCCGAGCGCGTGGCCGCGCGGCTGCGCGCGGCCGGTCACATCGGGCGCACGGTGAGCGTCAAGCTGCGCCGTTCCGACTTCACCACCATCACCCGTTCGCGTACGCTGCGTGAGGCTACTGATGTGGCGAAAGAGATATATGCCACTGCCTGTGAGCTGTTCGCGGCGGCCGGGCTGGAGCGCGTGCGGCTCCGTCTGGTCGGCGTGCGGGTGGAGAACCTGCGTCCCGCGGCCGCGGCGACCCGCCAGCTCGGGCTCGGCGAACGCGAAACAGGCTGGCGGGAGGCCGAAATGGCGATGGACAGGGCCGCCCGGCGCTTCGGTCCCGAGGCCGTGCGCCCGGCCTCGCTCGTCCGCCCTCCGTTCGATGGATCGGATCTATGA